In a genomic window of Methanorbis furvi:
- a CDS encoding V-type ATP synthase subunit D, which produces MALNVKPTRSELINLKRRIKLSERGYKLLKMKRDGLILEFFKVLAEAKDLRNDLAVKYARAQEMIAIAETVEGSIGVKAAAFSASESPQIDLKSKNIMGVVVPKIESRSVKKTLTERGYGVLGTSSAIDEAAEAFEDLVETIILSAELETTMKRLLDEIEGTKRRVNALEFKVIPELIEARNFIKMRLDEMEREELFRMKRVKGKSEK; this is translated from the coding sequence ATGGCGCTGAATGTGAAGCCGACCAGATCCGAACTGATCAATCTGAAAAGGAGGATCAAGTTATCGGAACGCGGATATAAGCTTCTGAAGATGAAGCGCGATGGACTGATCCTTGAGTTCTTCAAGGTGCTTGCGGAGGCAAAGGATCTCCGCAATGATCTTGCTGTGAAGTACGCCCGTGCACAGGAAATGATTGCAATCGCAGAAACTGTGGAGGGAAGTATCGGAGTGAAGGCTGCGGCATTCTCGGCATCCGAGAGCCCGCAGATTGATCTCAAGAGCAAGAACATCATGGGTGTTGTTGTGCCGAAGATCGAGTCAAGGAGTGTGAAGAAGACGCTGACTGAGCGCGGGTACGGAGTTCTGGGAACTTCGTCCGCGATCGATGAGGCGGCTGAAGCATTCGAGGATTTAGTGGAGACGATTATTCTCTCCGCAGAACTTGAGACGACGATGAAGCGTCTTCTTGATGAGATTGAAGGAACAAAGCGCCGTGTGAATGCACTGGAGTTCAAGGTGATTCCGGAGCTGATCGAGGCACGGAACTTTATCAAGATGCGTCTCGATGAGATGGAACGCGAAGAGCTGTTCCGTATGAAGAGAGTGAAGGGCAAGTCGGAAAAATAA
- a CDS encoding DUF86 domain-containing protein, which produces MQSDLTNLHHIKKETTYLCHILTTYSHEMFMQDEMCQRAVVRSLEIIGEAVKNLTQEFTSLHHEIPWKLIAGTRDKLIHGYFDVDYDLIWDTVVQDIPSLHKSISQFISDQNT; this is translated from the coding sequence ATGCAAAGCGACCTGACTAACCTCCATCACATCAAAAAGGAAACAACCTACCTCTGCCACATCCTTACAACCTACTCGCATGAAATGTTCATGCAGGATGAAATGTGTCAGAGGGCAGTGGTCAGATCGCTTGAGATCATCGGCGAAGCAGTAAAAAATCTCACGCAAGAGTTCACCTCACTGCATCATGAAATTCCCTGGAAACTTATTGCAGGAACACGGGACAAACTGATTCATGGATACTTTGACGTGGACTATGATCTCATCTGGGACACAGTAGTGCAGGACATCCCGTCACTTCACAAATCGATCAGCCAATTCATCTCTGATCAAAACACGTAA
- a CDS encoding nucleotidyltransferase family protein translates to MEVYHSIKDDVLVKLKRELSFLSEKYGVATIGIFGSVSRGEDTQESDIDVLVTFQPGKKNIRNYMGLADFLEELFGRKVDLLTEAGISPYIKPNIEGELIICKAT, encoded by the coding sequence ATGGAAGTGTATCACAGCATCAAAGATGATGTTCTTGTAAAACTCAAGCGTGAGCTCTCCTTCCTCTCGGAAAAATATGGTGTTGCAACGATTGGAATCTTCGGCTCCGTATCCCGGGGAGAGGATACCCAAGAGTCTGACATAGATGTTCTGGTAACATTTCAACCGGGAAAAAAGAACATCAGAAACTACATGGGGCTCGCAGATTTTCTTGAAGAACTCTTCGGGCGAAAAGTGGATCTCCTCACCGAGGCAGGCATCAGCCCCTATATCAAACCAAATATCGAAGGGGAACTGATCATATGCAAAGCGACCTGA
- a CDS encoding type IV pilin, with translation MRTDNGISPVIAVVVLIGLVVIASAIIGLTMLATMENVSGTPPDVRFQVSADGVCLYHAGGDALPLRNLVFYDTSTKKPIEVKNIELIKGGGTILKFEGDDDKSFELNVWETGDKIRIISGKLSELSIVGPDSRNHPALLYMGANAMVMPIGDMVPDEWIETVVPVVPTGPEMPEIPLDINPGIFEDLIQIQKNNDNKGIKFDEKQLIINGVLVDSYDYNVTNKDEDIWIIVSPEYGEGHTQNTTITVNVYSLVNDTYELIYSPPAIPDTQGLHDVILKIPNNYLIQGDLCYVTIYREGSKNGIIKYAQKTVVIRLIH, from the coding sequence ATGAGAACTGATAACGGTATCTCTCCGGTCATTGCAGTCGTGGTTTTGATTGGCCTTGTAGTGATAGCTTCAGCTATCATCGGCCTGACTATGCTTGCGACGATGGAGAATGTGTCGGGAACACCGCCAGATGTGCGGTTTCAGGTATCCGCAGACGGAGTGTGTTTGTACCATGCGGGAGGAGATGCACTGCCTCTAAGAAATCTGGTTTTTTATGATACTTCGACAAAAAAACCGATCGAAGTCAAGAATATTGAGCTGATAAAAGGCGGGGGTACTATCTTAAAGTTTGAGGGTGATGACGATAAAAGTTTCGAGCTGAATGTCTGGGAGACAGGGGATAAGATCCGGATCATCAGTGGAAAACTGAGTGAATTGTCGATTGTGGGGCCTGACAGCAGAAACCATCCGGCACTGCTGTACATGGGAGCGAACGCGATGGTGATGCCGATCGGGGATATGGTGCCGGATGAGTGGATAGAAACGGTCGTGCCGGTAGTACCGACCGGGCCAGAAATGCCGGAAATTCCACTTGACATAAATCCAGGAATTTTTGAAGATTTAATTCAAATCCAGAAGAACAACGATAATAAGGGAATTAAATTTGATGAGAAACAATTGATTATAAATGGGGTCCTCGTGGATAGTTATGATTACAATGTCACGAATAAGGATGAAGATATCTGGATTATAGTAAGTCCGGAATATGGTGAGGGTCATACTCAGAATACCACCATTACCGTAAATGTGTATTCCCTTGTGAACGATACATACGAACTAATTTATTCTCCTCCTGCAATACCGGATACACAAGGTCTGCATGATGTAATACTGAAAATACCGAACAATTATTTGATACAAGGGGACCTATGTTACGTAACAATCTATAGAGAAGGTTCGAAGAATGGCATCATAAAATATGCTCAAAAAACAGTTGTCATTAGACTCATTCATTGA
- a CDS encoding phosphoglycerate kinase, producing MKFGTLADVETRGKTVMVRVDLNSPIDPSSNTILDDKRFREHVPTIQALEESKVVVLAHQSRPGKKDFTTLEAHAERLERLLDMPVTYVDDIIGRCAKEAVRKSHPGDVILLENVRFSAEENLTMKPEDSRYTHLVRKLSSMADIFVNDAFGTAHRSQPTITGLPFAMKTVAGLLMEKEVKNLSRVFTSAPKPVTFVLGGTKVDDSIAVAGHVLANGTADKIAIIGVVANVFYLAKGIDIGAPSTNLIKILGYEDEVAKAKKILDAYGDKVVLPEFVAVKENGGRREYPVEATPADCPILDMGSESIGIFSELLCNSGTIVFNGPAGMFEERDFATGTYELLHAAAKSDFSVCGGGHTAAVIEQLGLEPQYSHLSTGGGACIEFLTGKKLPALDALEKSWELFGGKF from the coding sequence ATGAAATTTGGTACGCTTGCTGATGTGGAAACCCGCGGAAAAACCGTAATGGTTCGCGTGGATCTGAACTCGCCGATCGATCCTTCATCGAATACAATTCTTGACGACAAACGGTTCCGCGAGCATGTCCCAACCATTCAGGCTCTGGAGGAGTCCAAAGTTGTAGTGCTTGCCCATCAGAGCAGGCCGGGCAAAAAAGACTTCACAACGCTCGAAGCGCATGCCGAGCGGCTTGAGCGACTTTTGGATATGCCGGTGACGTATGTTGATGATATTATCGGCAGGTGCGCTAAAGAGGCGGTCCGTAAGTCGCATCCGGGCGATGTGATTCTTCTGGAGAATGTCAGGTTTAGCGCTGAGGAGAATCTGACGATGAAGCCGGAGGACTCGCGGTACACGCATCTTGTCAGAAAACTTTCTTCGATGGCTGACATCTTTGTGAACGATGCGTTCGGTACTGCGCACCGCTCACAACCAACGATCACTGGCCTGCCGTTTGCGATGAAGACGGTCGCAGGTCTTCTGATGGAGAAGGAAGTAAAGAATCTGTCCCGCGTTTTTACTTCAGCACCAAAACCGGTGACGTTTGTTCTCGGCGGAACAAAAGTGGATGACTCGATTGCTGTTGCAGGCCATGTTCTTGCAAATGGTACGGCAGACAAAATTGCGATCATCGGCGTTGTCGCGAATGTGTTTTATCTTGCGAAGGGGATTGATATCGGTGCGCCGTCAACGAATCTGATCAAAATTCTCGGATATGAGGATGAGGTTGCGAAGGCGAAAAAGATTCTTGATGCTTATGGTGATAAGGTTGTTCTGCCTGAGTTTGTTGCGGTGAAGGAGAACGGCGGACGCCGTGAGTATCCGGTTGAGGCAACTCCGGCTGACTGCCCGATTCTTGATATGGGCAGTGAGTCTATCGGAATTTTTTCCGAGCTTCTCTGCAACTCGGGAACGATTGTGTTTAATGGTCCAGCAGGAATGTTTGAGGAGCGGGATTTTGCTACTGGTACGTATGAACTTCTCCATGCAGCGGCAAAGTCAGACTTCTCGGTCTGCGGCGGAGGTCATACGGCGGCGGTTATTGAGCAGCTCGGACTTGAGCCGCAGTACTCGCATCTGTCTACGGGCGGAGGGGCATGCATCGAGTTTTTGACCGGCAAGAAGCTGCCGGCGCTTGATGCGCTGGAAAAGTCATGGGAACTGTTCGGCGGGAAATTTTAA
- a CDS encoding type IV pilin N-terminal domain-containing protein, whose protein sequence is MMRGKGNSGVSPVIGMILIVAITVVMAAVVGVTVLGFGDAVSGGKTIGVVPHTTGDDTKPLQLTFWGEDLVKMKGVQVAVATAGGVRIGTPVNNLTVFSDGVPVLIEFEEGFDEGYYPMVITATFDDKTEQVIYTGKMRVGAKWKTPQEVSDRARIAISCDVMNYRLNITDKSTYVEEYPVKKWTLDYDDGTPIKEYSPLEYPKDTKLFLHDYPKLNAILSEKSYNVTFTVYYEDDKCTSVTEEVTTYLSIEDEGIRKYLKVFKFQTKYLLKDGEDPENNMDTFMDLRFVNTVTIWRESLPKQGVQVTIARNIDTRYNYWMDVDGWYFYDDEDKDKENPTDSPTGITVLANAKPGDVRSITVAPYNNTAGILMTHTVTITIR, encoded by the coding sequence ATGATGCGAGGCAAAGGAAACAGCGGAGTATCACCGGTGATTGGTATGATCCTCATTGTTGCAATTACGGTTGTGATGGCCGCGGTTGTCGGAGTGACGGTTTTGGGATTTGGTGATGCGGTCAGCGGAGGAAAGACTATCGGAGTGGTGCCGCATACTACCGGAGATGATACGAAGCCGCTGCAGTTGACGTTCTGGGGAGAGGATCTTGTGAAGATGAAAGGGGTTCAGGTGGCTGTTGCAACTGCTGGCGGAGTACGGATTGGTACTCCTGTGAATAACCTGACAGTATTTTCTGACGGGGTGCCGGTACTGATTGAGTTTGAAGAGGGATTTGATGAGGGCTATTATCCGATGGTGATCACGGCGACGTTTGATGATAAGACGGAGCAGGTGATCTATACTGGAAAGATGCGGGTTGGGGCGAAATGGAAGACTCCACAGGAAGTCAGTGATCGGGCACGTATAGCAATAAGTTGTGATGTGATGAACTACAGACTCAATATCACGGATAAAAGCACGTATGTGGAAGAATACCCGGTAAAAAAATGGACATTGGACTATGATGACGGAACACCTATTAAAGAATATTCTCCGTTAGAATATCCGAAGGATACAAAACTATTTTTGCATGACTATCCCAAATTAAATGCTATTCTTTCTGAAAAATCCTATAATGTGACATTTACTGTTTACTATGAAGATGATAAATGTACCTCTGTAACTGAAGAAGTCACTACGTATCTTTCCATAGAGGATGAGGGTATTAGAAAATACCTGAAAGTTTTCAAATTTCAAACGAAATATCTATTGAAGGATGGGGAGGATCCGGAGAATAACATGGACACTTTTATGGATCTGCGTTTTGTCAACACAGTTACAATCTGGAGAGAAAGTCTACCGAAACAAGGCGTTCAGGTAACCATCGCTCGTAATATAGATACTAGGTACAATTATTGGATGGATGTTGATGGATGGTATTTCTATGATGATGAAGATAAAGATAAAGAAAATCCAACTGACTCACCCACAGGAATAACCGTTCTCGCAAATGCAAAACCAGGTGATGTACGCTCAATTACCGTGGCACCATACAATAACACCGCTGGGATACTAATGACTCACACGGTGACAATTACCATACGATAA
- a CDS encoding polyphosphate polymerase domain-containing protein, producing the protein MKEQKFRHELKYYINHADYLTIRQRMSTIAGSDEHADENGTYKIRSLYFDTPGDKALYEKLYGINNREKFRIRLYNNDDSFVRLEKKTKVNALTCKISAPVTRDQCEKLLVGDTDWMKNAGHALLTELYAKMRYEQLRPKTLVDYTREPFTYGPGNVRVTLDSNITTGIRTTDLFDPAMPTISTYGVSVIILEVKYDNYLPDIIRNMIQVENRKATAFSKYAVARMFG; encoded by the coding sequence TTGAAAGAACAAAAATTCAGACACGAACTCAAATATTACATCAACCACGCAGACTATCTCACCATCCGTCAGCGGATGTCAACCATCGCAGGCAGTGACGAACATGCAGATGAAAACGGAACCTACAAAATCCGCAGCCTCTACTTTGACACCCCGGGCGACAAAGCCCTCTACGAAAAACTCTACGGCATCAACAATCGCGAGAAATTTCGCATCAGACTTTACAACAACGACGACTCATTCGTTCGCCTCGAAAAAAAGACCAAAGTAAACGCACTCACCTGCAAAATATCAGCCCCCGTCACCCGCGACCAGTGTGAAAAACTGCTTGTCGGAGACACCGACTGGATGAAAAATGCCGGACACGCTCTTCTCACCGAACTCTACGCAAAAATGCGGTACGAACAACTCCGGCCAAAAACTCTCGTCGACTACACCCGCGAACCCTTCACCTATGGGCCCGGAAATGTCAGAGTCACCCTTGACTCCAACATTACCACCGGCATCAGAACAACCGACCTCTTCGACCCGGCAATGCCGACCATCTCAACCTATGGCGTCTCAGTCATCATCCTCGAAGTAAAATACGACAACTATCTCCCTGACATCATCAGAAACATGATTCAGGTCGAAAACAGAAAAGCAACAGCCTTCTCCAAATACGCCGTCGCTCGGATGTTTGGATAA
- a CDS encoding DUF4956 domain-containing protein, with amino-acid sequence MAEQLTFNDILSSNLLTTVTSFSLTDMIIAMGLAFVLGLFIFFVYKQTYSGVMYSSGFGISLIAMALITTMIIIAIGSNIILSLGMVGALSIVRFRSAVKDPMDITYLFWAISAGIVLGAGLIPLAFFGSIAIGVFLLVFSRKKSRDQPFILVVDCDGDATEKKIMDILSLSVKKLVLRSKTVRTGSVELTVEVRLAGETSEFINRIATLPGVSSAVLVTYNGEYLT; translated from the coding sequence GTGGCAGAACAGCTGACCTTTAACGACATCCTCTCCTCAAACCTCCTGACCACCGTGACCTCATTCTCGCTCACGGACATGATCATAGCCATGGGCCTTGCCTTCGTACTCGGTCTTTTCATTTTCTTCGTCTACAAACAAACCTACAGCGGAGTCATGTACTCATCAGGCTTTGGCATATCCCTCATTGCCATGGCCCTCATCACCACCATGATCATCATCGCTATCGGCTCCAACATCATCCTGTCTCTCGGAATGGTTGGTGCACTCTCGATTGTTCGGTTCCGGTCCGCAGTCAAAGATCCCATGGACATCACCTACTTGTTCTGGGCAATTTCTGCCGGAATCGTTCTCGGTGCAGGCCTCATCCCGCTTGCCTTCTTCGGTTCGATTGCGATCGGTGTCTTTTTGCTCGTCTTCTCCCGCAAAAAATCCCGCGACCAGCCATTCATTCTGGTTGTCGACTGTGATGGAGATGCAACCGAGAAGAAGATCATGGACATCCTCTCGCTCAGCGTGAAGAAACTCGTCCTCAGGTCCAAAACCGTTCGGACCGGCTCGGTCGAGCTGACCGTTGAGGTCAGACTCGCAGGCGAGACCAGCGAGTTCATCAACCGCATCGCAACGCTTCCCGGAGTCTCAAGCGCCGTTCTTGTCACGTACAACGGAGAGTATCTCACGTAA
- a CDS encoding CotH kinase family protein has product MIDAKYINLITIVCVVAAAALIAVLMFAPGLLGITEKERIVTYASMFDEDAITEINIVISDALWNDILENPLAEEYHRCDIVINGVTYPSVGIRTKGLTSLSQVASSDSDRYSFKLKADEYVNDQSFAGLSEFVVNNVYQDATYMKEYLSYDLMEYMGVPTPLVTYANISINGEPFGLYVMIESVEDDFASRVFGVNYGNLYKPESMDNAGGGGFGGGGERPEGMENFGGMGDIPAGMEMGNFDPSAMMPTTKQQNGNGNANANTTFDFSERNGNMVPGGMGGFGGSGGGADLIYTDDSIESYAHIFNNTVLSKTKKADKQRVVTALKHLNEGTDLETYVDVDEVLRYFAANTALVNLDSYVSSLKHNYYLYEDGKGQISILPWDFNLAFGAFQSGSATSSVNFPIDTPVTGVSLEDRPLIGKLLEVPEYKERYHQYLQEIVDGYFASGYFAAKIDSLNELIAPSVEADPTAFYSYAEYQKAVESLKLFGELRAESIAGQLDGSIPSTDAGQTENPSALIDASNLNMNDMGSMGGGGAGGFGEGRNQNTFLQRE; this is encoded by the coding sequence ATGATCGATGCAAAGTACATCAACCTCATCACCATAGTCTGCGTGGTCGCAGCTGCGGCTCTTATTGCGGTACTGATGTTTGCTCCTGGCCTTCTCGGCATCACCGAGAAGGAACGCATCGTCACGTATGCATCCATGTTTGACGAGGATGCGATAACCGAGATCAATATTGTGATCAGCGATGCCCTGTGGAATGACATTCTGGAAAATCCTCTCGCAGAAGAGTATCACCGCTGCGACATTGTGATCAACGGAGTCACGTATCCTTCGGTTGGTATACGGACCAAGGGGCTGACCAGTCTTTCACAGGTTGCGTCCAGCGACTCGGACCGGTACAGTTTCAAGCTGAAGGCCGATGAGTATGTGAATGATCAAAGTTTTGCCGGACTTTCCGAGTTTGTGGTGAACAATGTCTATCAGGATGCTACCTACATGAAGGAGTATCTCTCCTATGATCTGATGGAGTACATGGGTGTGCCAACTCCTCTGGTGACCTATGCGAACATTTCGATCAATGGCGAGCCGTTTGGTCTGTACGTGATGATCGAGTCAGTCGAAGACGACTTCGCCTCCCGTGTTTTCGGCGTAAACTACGGTAATCTCTACAAGCCGGAAAGCATGGATAATGCCGGAGGCGGAGGGTTTGGCGGGGGCGGCGAACGTCCTGAGGGTATGGAGAACTTCGGCGGAATGGGAGACATTCCGGCAGGTATGGAGATGGGAAACTTTGATCCTTCTGCCATGATGCCCACCACAAAGCAGCAAAATGGTAATGGCAACGCCAATGCCAACACCACTTTCGACTTCTCGGAACGAAATGGAAATATGGTTCCCGGCGGGATGGGAGGGTTCGGCGGCAGCGGCGGAGGTGCGGATCTGATCTATACTGATGACAGTATTGAGAGCTATGCGCATATCTTCAACAATACGGTCCTGAGCAAGACCAAAAAGGCCGACAAGCAGCGGGTGGTAACCGCCCTGAAGCATCTGAATGAAGGAACTGATCTGGAGACGTATGTTGATGTGGATGAGGTTCTCCGCTACTTTGCGGCAAACACTGCTCTGGTAAATCTTGACAGTTATGTGAGCAGTCTGAAGCACAACTACTATCTCTATGAGGATGGCAAAGGGCAGATTTCGATTCTGCCGTGGGACTTCAATCTGGCGTTTGGTGCGTTCCAGTCAGGCAGCGCGACGAGTTCGGTGAATTTCCCGATTGACACGCCGGTTACCGGTGTGTCTCTGGAGGACCGGCCTTTGATTGGAAAGCTTCTCGAAGTGCCTGAGTATAAGGAGCGGTATCACCAGTATCTTCAGGAGATTGTGGACGGCTACTTTGCGAGCGGCTATTTCGCGGCAAAGATTGATTCGCTCAACGAGCTCATTGCTCCTTCGGTGGAAGCAGACCCGACCGCTTTCTACAGTTACGCAGAGTATCAGAAGGCAGTTGAGTCGCTGAAGCTGTTTGGCGAGCTCCGCGCCGAAAGCATCGCTGGTCAGCTGGACGGGAGCATTCCGTCCACTGATGCCGGGCAGACTGAGAATCCTTCTGCGCTGATCGATGCGTCCAATCTCAATATGAATGATATGGGATCGATGGGCGGCGGCGGTGCTGGAGGATTTGGTGAAGGCAGAAATCAAAATACATTTTTGCAACGCGAATAG